One genomic region from Methanorbis furvi encodes:
- a CDS encoding CDC48 family AAA ATPase — MPEISLKVDSAYPEDQGRGKARIDPDTMQALGISPGQLVIIEGKIKTVAKAWRAMTADWGLGKIRIDKFTRTNAGVSLGDRVIVTPVTNQIKAEHIDLIPPTNTPPNISDGDPDEIGESIINFPITVGDILPIISNIPNKYLEYKISTIEPEGACIIAPETEIDFLYNEEHEKFEGTKSISYEDIGGLKGELRRVREMIELPIRHPELFETMSIEPPKGVLLYGPPGTGKTLIAKAVANESRAHFISIAGPEIISKYYGESEQRLREVFEEAETNAPSIIFIDELDSIAPRREDVTGEVERRVVAQLLTMMDGIADRGQVVVVGATNRPDAIDPALRRPGRFDREIEIGVPSEADRLEILQIHTRGMPFEGAAKIKELKQKGHEKKIEAAEEEYKKNRERLLAQLAQLSRGFVGADLASLAREAAIRSLRRQMNVIDLDLERIPDEVLRKLEVTAKDFAEASREITPSAMREISIEAVATHWTDVGGCAGALTEVREAVEYPFTRKDSFAQLGIRPPKGVLLYGPPGTGKTLIARAVANESGANFIAIKGPQLLSKWVGESERAVREIFRKARQVAPSIIFFDEIDSLTPARGADGEGSKVSENVLNQILTEMDGIEPLNDVVVLAASNRPDIIDPALLRSGRFDRLVYITEPKLADREAILAVHMRSMPLEKSMLDEAAEVLAGCSEDAVIALAEKFAGKTLTLKQIKTFAKKIEKSPEGLSAPQLRRLITDAAAEKQIVLEDPERSAFIAKIAADTEGYVGSDLESLCREAAMHSLRRNAVFVSERDFADAKLRIHPTMNERVREYYEGIRLRFKGGLPKQVQNLVEYQ, encoded by the coding sequence ATGCCTGAAATATCACTGAAAGTGGACAGCGCGTATCCTGAGGATCAGGGCAGGGGTAAGGCGCGTATCGACCCGGATACCATGCAGGCACTGGGCATCTCCCCGGGCCAGCTGGTAATTATTGAAGGAAAAATCAAAACAGTTGCCAAAGCCTGGCGTGCCATGACCGCGGACTGGGGACTGGGAAAAATTCGCATCGACAAGTTCACGCGGACAAACGCCGGCGTAAGCCTTGGCGACCGCGTGATTGTGACCCCGGTCACAAACCAGATCAAAGCAGAACACATCGACCTCATCCCGCCGACAAACACTCCGCCGAATATCTCGGACGGCGACCCTGACGAAATTGGCGAGTCCATAATCAACTTCCCGATAACCGTCGGCGACATTCTCCCAATCATCTCCAATATACCCAATAAATATCTCGAGTACAAAATCTCGACCATAGAACCGGAAGGCGCCTGCATCATTGCCCCAGAGACCGAAATCGACTTTCTCTACAACGAAGAGCATGAAAAGTTTGAGGGCACCAAAAGCATCAGCTACGAAGACATCGGCGGCCTGAAAGGCGAACTCCGCCGTGTCCGCGAGATGATCGAACTGCCGATCCGCCATCCGGAACTCTTTGAAACGATGAGCATTGAACCGCCGAAAGGAGTTCTGCTCTACGGACCGCCGGGAACAGGAAAAACCCTGATTGCAAAAGCAGTTGCAAACGAGAGTCGTGCGCATTTCATCTCCATCGCGGGACCTGAGATCATCTCCAAGTATTACGGCGAGTCAGAACAACGGCTCAGGGAAGTCTTTGAAGAGGCCGAGACCAACGCGCCGTCGATCATCTTCATCGACGAGCTTGACTCAATTGCGCCGCGCAGAGAGGATGTTACCGGCGAAGTGGAGCGGCGTGTCGTCGCCCAGCTGCTCACCATGATGGACGGCATTGCTGACCGCGGACAAGTCGTCGTGGTTGGCGCAACGAACAGGCCGGACGCAATCGATCCGGCTCTGCGCAGACCGGGGAGGTTCGACCGCGAGATTGAGATCGGTGTTCCGTCGGAAGCCGACAGGCTCGAAATTCTCCAGATTCATACGCGCGGTATGCCCTTTGAGGGTGCGGCGAAGATCAAGGAACTTAAGCAGAAGGGTCATGAAAAAAAGATCGAAGCAGCCGAGGAGGAGTACAAGAAAAACCGTGAGCGGCTTCTTGCCCAGCTTGCCCAACTCTCCAGAGGGTTTGTCGGTGCGGATCTTGCCTCGCTCGCGCGGGAGGCTGCGATCAGATCCCTGCGCCGTCAGATGAATGTGATTGATCTTGATCTTGAACGCATTCCTGACGAGGTGCTCAGAAAACTTGAGGTGACTGCAAAGGATTTCGCCGAGGCGTCACGTGAAATTACGCCGTCGGCGATGCGGGAGATATCCATTGAGGCGGTCGCCACACACTGGACTGATGTGGGCGGATGTGCGGGCGCTCTTACTGAGGTGCGTGAGGCGGTTGAGTATCCGTTCACCCGCAAAGATTCGTTTGCGCAGCTTGGTATCAGGCCGCCGAAAGGAGTTCTGCTCTACGGACCACCGGGAACAGGAAAGACACTGATTGCGCGTGCGGTCGCAAACGAGAGCGGGGCTAACTTCATTGCGATCAAGGGTCCGCAGTTACTTTCAAAATGGGTCGGTGAGTCAGAACGTGCGGTGCGGGAGATCTTCCGCAAGGCACGTCAGGTTGCTCCATCGATCATCTTCTTTGATGAGATCGATTCGCTCACTCCTGCACGGGGAGCGGACGGCGAGGGCAGCAAGGTTTCAGAAAATGTGCTCAACCAGATTCTGACCGAGATGGATGGTATTGAACCGCTGAATGACGTGGTCGTTCTGGCGGCGTCCAACCGCCCTGACATCATCGATCCTGCGCTGTTGCGTTCCGGACGTTTCGACCGGCTGGTCTACATCACCGAGCCGAAGCTTGCCGACCGCGAGGCGATTCTTGCGGTTCACATGCGGAGCATGCCGTTGGAAAAGTCAATGCTGGATGAGGCAGCGGAGGTGCTTGCAGGATGCAGCGAGGATGCAGTGATTGCTCTTGCAGAGAAGTTTGCCGGAAAGACGCTTACACTCAAACAGATCAAGACGTTTGCAAAGAAGATTGAAAAGTCTCCGGAAGGACTCTCTGCTCCACAGCTGAGACGTCTGATTACAGATGCTGCTGCTGAAAAGCAGATTGTGCTGGAAGACCCCGAACGCTCCGCATTTATTGCAAAGATTGCCGCAGACACGGAAGGATATGTGGGATCAGATCTGGAAAGTCTCTGCCGTGAGGCGGCAATGCACTCCCTGCGCCGCAATGCGGTGTTTGTGTCCGAGAGAGATTTCGCGGATGCGAAGCTGCGGATTCACCCGACTATGAACGAACGGGTCCGTGAGTATTATGAGGGCATTCGTCTGCGGTTTAAGGGCGGGCTGCCGAAACAGGTGCAAAATCTGGTGGAATACCAGTAA
- the larC gene encoding nickel pincer cofactor biosynthesis protein LarC encodes MRLLVIDPKFGAAGDMVTGAFLAAGADREAVICAMRSVVADPTVDDVVRCGMPAVYVKTHAGPAHRTLEELLARVETADAPAEAVILAKRVFTRIASAEEQVHGTHHLHFHEVGADDAIADVIGACTGFVSLNIDAVHILPISVGSGTVTCAHGIMPVPAPATAEILKNSDLTVSTGEFSGELCTPTGAALLAEFSATCGTREHTGRIVSIGCGAGTRDPADHPNVLRVMVMESAVPFFGPQVDVLETNVDDLSGEVLASVVSQMIESGARDACVVPIVMKKGRPGYLVRVICLPVDSERLARLLARETGSLGIRCMPMVHRFVADRVISSETVVVNGYTFAIDVKTAFMDGAAYSKKAEFDQVQKAADTVGVSVRDMKRIVEEEAWKRK; translated from the coding sequence ATGCGTTTGTTGGTAATTGATCCGAAGTTTGGCGCTGCAGGCGATATGGTTACCGGAGCGTTTCTTGCGGCTGGAGCTGACCGTGAAGCGGTTATTTGTGCGATGCGGTCGGTTGTTGCGGACCCGACGGTAGACGACGTCGTCCGCTGTGGCATGCCTGCCGTGTATGTGAAAACACATGCAGGACCTGCACACCGGACGCTTGAGGAGTTGCTCGCCCGTGTGGAGACTGCGGACGCACCGGCAGAGGCCGTCATTCTTGCAAAAAGGGTCTTCACACGAATCGCATCAGCCGAGGAGCAGGTGCACGGCACGCATCATCTGCATTTTCATGAGGTCGGGGCTGATGACGCGATAGCGGACGTGATTGGTGCATGCACCGGTTTTGTTTCGCTCAATATTGACGCAGTACATATTCTTCCAATTTCAGTCGGCTCAGGAACCGTGACCTGCGCCCACGGCATCATGCCGGTCCCGGCTCCAGCAACCGCAGAGATTTTGAAAAATTCTGACCTGACCGTCTCAACAGGTGAGTTTTCCGGAGAACTGTGCACACCAACAGGGGCAGCCCTTCTTGCGGAATTTTCTGCAACCTGCGGGACGAGAGAACATACCGGACGAATTGTTTCAATCGGCTGCGGAGCAGGGACGCGTGATCCTGCGGATCATCCGAATGTTCTGCGGGTGATGGTGATGGAGTCTGCGGTTCCCTTCTTCGGTCCGCAGGTTGATGTTCTGGAAACAAATGTGGACGACCTCTCCGGCGAGGTGCTTGCGTCCGTTGTTTCCCAGATGATCGAGTCAGGCGCACGCGATGCATGTGTTGTTCCTATCGTGATGAAAAAAGGACGGCCCGGCTATCTTGTGCGGGTGATCTGTTTGCCTGTTGATTCTGAGCGGTTGGCGCGGCTGCTTGCACGCGAGACCGGCAGCCTTGGCATCAGATGTATGCCTATGGTGCACAGATTTGTTGCAGACCGCGTGATCTCTTCTGAGACCGTGGTCGTAAATGGATACACGTTTGCGATCGATGTGAAGACTGCGTTTATGGACGGCGCTGCCTACTCAAAGAAGGCTGAGTTTGATCAGGTGCAAAAAGCTGCGGACACTGTCGGGGTTTCTGTTCGGGATATGAAGCGGATTGTTGAGGAGGAGGCATGGAAGAGAAAATAG
- a CDS encoding tetratricopeptide repeat protein codes for MSDAADLITQAEDLALAGKLDEALRAYDAAIAADCTDPLAWVGKASVLKAKGMYTESAECFIAARAGISSENFVGEDAEKMAAFVSMLHVLQAEALLYAEKPNEALVVLDEADQLRPPDAASLVVRGQAFVQKKAYEDAGNCFYRAEEWCNANEDSMLTQVWFCKVNLAKESGGILAPPYAAEMYEKRRGFKQPKGDFTELLERANNLRTAGLMYDALRYYDAAIEADPSQAASTLFMKGVVFEQLRRSAEALDCYSEALKNNPEPGDEFRIRTRWAALRAARENSF; via the coding sequence TTGTCTGATGCAGCTGACCTGATCACCCAGGCAGAAGATCTCGCTCTTGCCGGAAAACTTGACGAAGCACTTCGGGCATATGATGCGGCAATTGCTGCAGACTGCACAGACCCTCTTGCCTGGGTTGGCAAAGCCTCGGTTCTGAAAGCAAAAGGCATGTACACCGAGTCTGCGGAGTGTTTCATCGCCGCACGTGCAGGAATTTCTTCAGAAAACTTTGTAGGAGAAGACGCGGAAAAAATGGCAGCCTTTGTTTCCATGCTGCATGTTTTACAGGCGGAAGCGCTTCTGTATGCGGAAAAACCAAACGAAGCACTTGTAGTGCTGGACGAGGCTGACCAGCTCAGGCCGCCGGACGCGGCATCGCTCGTCGTCAGAGGGCAGGCGTTTGTGCAGAAGAAAGCGTATGAGGATGCAGGAAACTGTTTTTACCGCGCTGAAGAGTGGTGTAATGCGAACGAAGACTCAATGCTCACGCAGGTCTGGTTCTGCAAAGTCAATCTTGCAAAAGAGAGCGGCGGCATTCTTGCCCCGCCTTACGCAGCAGAGATGTATGAAAAACGGCGCGGGTTCAAACAGCCGAAAGGAGATTTCACAGAATTGCTTGAGCGTGCAAACAATCTCAGAACTGCAGGCCTGATGTATGATGCCTTGCGCTACTATGATGCGGCCATCGAAGCTGACCCCTCACAGGCTGCGTCCACTCTGTTCATGAAAGGCGTGGTGTTTGAACAGCTGCGGCGGTCGGCAGAGGCGCTTGACTGTTACAGCGAAGCGCTCAAAAATAATCCCGAGCCAGGGGACGAGTTCCGCATCCGCACCCGCTGGGCAGCTCTGAGAGCGGCACGGGAAAACAGTTTCTAA
- a CDS encoding MBL fold metallo-hydrolase translates to MRVTVLGTGDVVGTPKVGCSCPVCTEARETGKQRLRTSILVEHAGKHLLIDTGPDMRAQLLAAGSPIIDAVIWTHGHYDHFMGFGDFYRVQREPITVYGAPEVLDYCGGIFSFMRHNEVPMTAYEAVDICGMQVTLFPVMHDAPTYGVRIEADGAVFVYSCDTTADLSEQTLDVMKGADLLLLDGIFPPEVHISKHMNIKDAEQLAAQLNPKEFWCVHMSHKIWWSYEHGARDMQSWVLGT, encoded by the coding sequence ATGCGGGTCACTGTTCTTGGTACTGGGGATGTTGTCGGAACGCCCAAGGTCGGGTGCAGCTGCCCGGTCTGCACGGAGGCACGGGAGACCGGAAAGCAGCGGCTGCGAACCTCAATTCTTGTGGAACATGCAGGGAAACATCTGCTGATTGATACCGGACCAGATATGCGTGCCCAGCTTCTTGCGGCAGGTTCACCAATCATTGACGCGGTAATCTGGACGCACGGGCACTATGATCACTTCATGGGATTCGGAGACTTCTACCGCGTGCAGCGCGAGCCTATCACGGTTTACGGTGCACCCGAAGTGCTTGACTACTGTGGAGGAATCTTTTCGTTCATGCGGCATAACGAAGTTCCAATGACCGCATACGAGGCAGTCGACATCTGCGGAATGCAGGTGACGCTTTTTCCGGTAATGCATGATGCTCCAACTTACGGCGTGCGGATTGAGGCTGACGGCGCTGTGTTTGTCTACTCCTGTGACACAACTGCAGATCTTTCGGAGCAGACGCTTGACGTGATGAAAGGCGCTGATCTTTTGCTGCTGGATGGAATTTTTCCACCCGAGGTCCACATCTCCAAACACATGAACATCAAAGATGCAGAGCAGCTTGCAGCACAGCTCAATCCCAAAGAGTTCTGGTGCGTCCACATGAGCCACAAGATCTGGTGGAGTTATGAGCACGGCGCACGCGATATGCAGAGCTGGGTTTTGGGGACATAA
- a CDS encoding ATP-binding protein produces the protein MDATATDSGLLQLTEIVLTAEVVNGNSALGVNDLPVSLRPLFCPDAPGVIARPVAIKEGQLKTYFPALAARSLIANGKNSYLVVNDLGQFAVTTFAPAMKWYLRNAGAEAVMKNPALALSFETSGESGLSYKTARENIPLFEDTVASLSGKIGALTAKSESFREAADLVVAYAPEEIEFSLEDLVCTSDQMAIVRKVQISLENQEFLRRHRIYELGRILLVGPPGTGKTSFALALSRSVHMPVLEVRLSMLTSQYLGETSKNIDRIFDLAKKIAPCILFIDEFDYIAKTRISDDNGTMKRAVNTLLKSIDHINLIKDQVLLIGATNHAGMLDDAAWRRFDEVVTFTLPDVSMREAILRHVATDIPCTMDFATIAEQTEGFSGADLRMMLTEAIVSALLAGRKEINETDVNAGMELVNRRNIARAGCT, from the coding sequence ATGGACGCAACTGCTACTGACTCCGGACTGCTACAGCTCACAGAGATTGTGCTGACAGCAGAAGTGGTGAACGGAAACTCCGCACTCGGCGTAAATGATCTTCCAGTTTCTCTGCGTCCCCTCTTCTGTCCAGACGCCCCCGGCGTCATCGCCCGGCCGGTCGCCATAAAAGAAGGACAGCTTAAAACATACTTCCCTGCCCTTGCTGCCCGCAGTCTGATTGCGAACGGAAAAAACTCCTACCTTGTGGTGAACGACCTCGGCCAGTTTGCGGTAACAACCTTCGCACCGGCAATGAAATGGTACCTCCGCAACGCAGGTGCTGAGGCGGTCATGAAAAATCCGGCTCTCGCCCTCTCGTTTGAAACATCAGGAGAATCGGGACTCTCCTACAAAACTGCACGGGAGAACATTCCTCTCTTTGAGGACACCGTTGCATCCCTCTCCGGAAAAATTGGTGCGCTCACCGCAAAATCCGAGTCGTTCCGGGAAGCCGCCGACCTTGTGGTCGCCTATGCCCCCGAAGAGATTGAGTTCTCCTTAGAAGATCTGGTCTGCACTTCTGATCAGATGGCGATCGTTCGGAAAGTGCAGATCTCTCTTGAGAATCAGGAGTTCCTGCGCAGACACAGAATCTACGAACTGGGAAGAATTCTTCTGGTCGGTCCGCCCGGAACCGGTAAGACCTCGTTTGCCCTTGCCCTCTCGCGCTCAGTGCACATGCCGGTCCTTGAAGTCAGGCTTTCCATGCTGACCTCGCAGTATCTTGGAGAGACCTCAAAGAACATCGACAGAATCTTCGACCTTGCCAAAAAAATTGCGCCCTGCATTCTCTTCATCGATGAGTTCGACTACATCGCCAAGACCCGTATTTCTGACGACAACGGTACCATGAAGCGTGCAGTAAACACACTTCTCAAAAGTATTGACCACATCAATCTGATCAAGGATCAGGTTCTCCTGATTGGTGCGACAAATCATGCCGGCATGCTGGATGATGCGGCATGGCGGAGGTTTGACGAAGTCGTCACCTTCACACTGCCGGATGTATCCATGCGCGAGGCAATTCTTCGGCATGTGGCAACCGACATCCCCTGCACGATGGACTTTGCCACCATCGCTGAACAGACTGAAGGATTCTCCGGAGCAGATCTTCGGATGATGCTGACCGAGGCAATTGTGTCAGCGCTTCTTGCCGGCAGAAAGGAGATCAATGAAACTGATGTCAATGCAGGTATGGAACTGGTGAACCGCAGAAATATTGCCAGAGCAGGCTGTACCTAA
- the cofC gene encoding 2-phospho-L-lactate guanylyltransferase → MYFHALIPYKPVNPKTRLSSVMTQEEREEFAEVMLGDVISAVRKTGCTATLLCTSPYTCKEALVAIRKEGLNEAINWALPQFHCPALIIMSDLPMVTPGSLQRVLSTKADMAIVPGLGGGTNVIFVKRPEPFRVEYYGFSFRRHLQIAEELGLTVEIIDSMRMSTDVDEPSDLVELMIHGHGNAREWLYEHGFTLSVENGRVGVVRNGEKIV, encoded by the coding sequence ATGTACTTCCACGCCCTGATTCCCTACAAACCGGTCAATCCCAAGACCCGCCTCTCCTCTGTTATGACACAGGAAGAACGCGAAGAGTTTGCAGAGGTAATGCTTGGCGACGTCATCTCCGCTGTGCGAAAAACCGGCTGCACGGCAACACTGCTCTGTACATCCCCGTACACCTGCAAAGAAGCGCTCGTTGCCATCCGCAAAGAAGGACTCAACGAAGCAATCAACTGGGCACTGCCGCAGTTTCACTGTCCGGCACTCATCATCATGTCCGACCTCCCCATGGTCACCCCCGGAAGCCTGCAGCGGGTACTCTCAACCAAAGCAGACATGGCAATTGTTCCCGGGCTCGGCGGCGGAACAAATGTCATCTTTGTCAAACGTCCCGAACCCTTCCGCGTGGAATATTATGGATTCTCGTTCCGCAGACACCTCCAGATTGCCGAAGAACTCGGCCTCACGGTTGAGATCATCGACTCCATGCGCATGTCAACCGACGTGGACGAGCCCTCAGATCTCGTAGAGCTGATGATTCACGGCCACGGCAATGCACGCGAGTGGCTCTATGAACACGGTTTTACCCTCTCGGTGGAGAACGGCCGCGTGGGTGTTGTACGTAACGGTGAAAAAATTGTCTGA
- the radB gene encoding DNA repair and recombination protein RadB encodes MEEKIVQKISTSVAGFDRLLGGGLEPQMITQFVGEAGSGKSTLCMVAAVSVLRQGGGVVYVDSEGFSVDRFSQIAGEDTPELLKRIYVLEPITFAEQGAMIASAESLLRAKKADLLVVDSATALYRVEQMETKEALSMLSHQMMVLLALAKRFSVPALITNQVFMDVEKNRLSGLGGTALAHISKAIVRVEKREGFRRAVITKHRSRPEGEFWDFVITGFGVSDR; translated from the coding sequence ATGGAAGAGAAAATAGTTCAGAAGATCTCAACGAGCGTCGCAGGGTTCGACCGATTGCTTGGCGGCGGGCTTGAGCCGCAGATGATCACCCAGTTTGTGGGAGAGGCGGGCTCCGGTAAAAGTACTCTCTGCATGGTTGCGGCAGTTTCTGTGCTGCGACAGGGCGGCGGCGTTGTGTATGTGGACTCCGAAGGATTTTCGGTGGACCGTTTCTCGCAGATTGCAGGGGAGGATACGCCTGAACTTCTGAAACGGATTTATGTGCTTGAACCGATAACATTCGCCGAGCAGGGTGCTATGATTGCGAGTGCTGAGTCGCTTCTGCGTGCAAAAAAGGCGGATCTTTTAGTGGTGGACTCGGCGACTGCTCTCTATCGTGTGGAGCAGATGGAGACCAAGGAGGCGCTGTCGATGCTTTCCCATCAGATGATGGTGCTGCTTGCGCTTGCGAAACGTTTCTCGGTCCCTGCTCTTATCACCAATCAGGTGTTTATGGATGTGGAGAAAAACAGGCTTAGCGGCCTTGGGGGAACAGCCCTTGCCCATATCTCAAAAGCGATTGTTCGTGTGGAGAAGCGAGAAGGCTTCCGACGAGCGGTGATAACCAAGCACCGGTCACGGCCGGAAGGCGAGTTCTGGGATTTTGTGATTACGGGTTTTGGTGTTTCGGACCGGTAA